The proteins below are encoded in one region of Candidatus Lernaella stagnicola:
- a CDS encoding GTP-binding protein: MAKAKFERTKPHVNIGTIGHIDHGKTTLTAAITKTLAAKGLADYVSFENIDKAPEERERGIT; the protein is encoded by the coding sequence ATGGCGAAGGCGAAATTTGAGCGCACGAAGCCACACGTAAACATTGGGACGATTGGTCATATCGATCACGGCAAGACAACGCTGACGGCGGCGATTACCAAGACGCTGGCGGCGAAGGGTTTGGCGGACTATGTGTCCTTCGAAAACATCGATAAAGCCCCGGAAGAGCGGGAACGCGGGATCACGA